The following nucleotide sequence is from Lacinutrix sp. Hel_I_90.
TATTATCTGTTGAACCCACAATAACAAGACCATAAAGCAAAATTCCATAAGCCTGAAAATCATCCCCTGAGGATAAAGTGAGTACAAAAACAGGAAGAATACCTAGTAAGGTACCAATAAATGGTACCATAGAACCAATAGTGACTATTACAAACCAGAAAAACGGATCTTTTATTCCAAAAATAAAAAAACCAATTAATGAAATGACACCTTGTGCTAATGCAACTAGCGGAATACCCAGAGCATTCGCTCTTACCAAAGATTTTATTTCGCTACCTATTTCACTCATATTATCAGCAGCTAACGGGACATATTTTAAAAGGGATTCCTTCATGACCTTACTATTCGTGAGCATGTAATATAAAATAAAAGACATAACACCAACAGAAATAAAAAGATTAAAAGTACCACCTGCCAGACTCTCTAAATTTTTGCTTAGCCATCCTGTGATATTACTTGTATTTATTTGGGAACTCAAATCATAACCAACAAACTGCTCTACTTTTTCTAATTGACTTTTAATTGCTCTTATGACCTTTTCACTATTATCAACGAAGCCACTAATTTTGTTCCCTAGCATCAAAAGAATGCCCAAGACAGGAATAATAATAACTACAAAAGAAAATAGAAGTAAAAGAATAGCAGAAAGACTTGTATTATATTTTCTATTCTCAACCATTTTAAGCATCCATTTATGCAAAAGCACATACAATGTAACAGCTCCAAGGATGCCACCAAGATAAGGCAACATCTCTTTAAAGATAAGACTCCCTACCAGAAGGATAAGTGCGATTATGAAAATTTGGCGAATAAGAATTGATGATATTTTTTCCACTTGTATATTTTTTTAGCTGGTGGTTAAATTTACACCAAAATATAACCAATTAACAAAATTTAAAACTTAAAAAAAAACAACTTTTAAACCAATACGAATAGTATGAGTAGTTAATCCTAAACTGCAGTTATTGAAATGATTCAAACTAAGAGACATTGAAAAAAACTAGACACAAAAAAGCACTCATAAATAAAAATTCTTGAGTACTTTTAATAGGGAAAATGCAACTAGCTTAAGCCTTAACGCTTTTTTTCTTTGGTTTTAAATCTATTTCAATTTGATTTCTTAATATATCATCAAAAGTTTCACGCTTTCTAATTAAATGGGCTTCCCCATTATGCCACAGCACCTCAGCAGGGCGATAACGTGAATTATAATTACTAGCCATTGTAAAACTATACGCACCGGCATTTTTAAAGGCTAGAATATCACCTTCATTAATTTCAGCAATACGCCTATTATTAGCGAAGGTATCTGTTTCACAAATGTAACCTACAACACTGTAAAATCGTTCTCGCCCACTAGGATTTGATAGGTTTTCAATTTCATGCTGCGAGCCATATAGCATGGGTCTAATAAAATGATTAAACCCAGAATCTACTTGTGCAAAAACAGTAGAAGTAGTCTGTTTTACAACATTAACTTTAGCTAAAAATTGACCCGCTGCACTCACTAAAAACTTTCCTGGTTCAAATGCAATGGTTAAGTCTTTTCCGTATTCTTCACAAAATTCATTAAACCTTTTGGTTAACTTTTCGCCAAATTCTTCAATATTCGTTTCAATATCACCAGCCTTATATGGGACTTTAAAACCAGAACCAAAATCTATAAAATCAAGAGTTTTGAAGTTTTTGGCTGTTTCAAATAATATCTCGCTAGCATATAAAAAAACATCAATATCTAAAATATCACTTCCCGTATGCATATGAATACCATTGATATGCATTCTAGTATTCTCAACGATTCTCAGAATGTGAGGAATTTGGTGAATTGAAATCCCAAATTTACTATCAATATGTCCGACTGAAATATTCGTATTACCGCCGGCCATTACATGAGGATTGATTCTAATACACACTGGTATTTCGGGATGCTTTGTACCAAACTGTTCTAAAATGGACAGATTATCAATATTTATCTGACACCCTAATTTAGCAACGGTTTCAATTTCTTCTAGTGACACGCCATTAGGAGTGAAAATTATTTTTTCTGCTGGAAATCCTGCAGTCAAGCCCAATTTTACCTCTTGTATGGATACGGTGTCTAATCCCGCACCAAGAGTACGCATTAATTTTAAGATTGAAATGTTAGATAAAGCCTTAACTGCATAGTTGATTTTCACCTGTTTAACGTTACTAAACGCTGACATTAAACGCTTATATTGACCAGAAATCACTTCAGAATCATAGATATAAATGGGACTTCCAAAGTCTTTAGCTATTTTAAGTAATTGGTTGTGTTGCATAAATTATTTTTTACAAAGTTGCTTATATCCAAAGTACAAAAAAATAAATGACCTATAATTATACACATTTTAAACATTTTGTTAATTATTTAACAACGCATGTATCTATATTAGACGCTATTTTCACAATTAAATATTAGGGTAAGTTATTGTGATTATTTACTTTTGTGGCTCTAAAATTTTACAGATTACCTCTTTTGAGGCAATAGAAAAAATAAATCTATCAAAGATGAATTTACACGAATATCAAGGAAAAGAATTATTAAGCACATTTGGCGTACGTATACAACGCGGTATTGTTGCTAAAAATGCTGCCGAGGCGGTAACTGCTGCAAAGCGCTTAACTGCTGAAACTGGAACAGGATGGCATGTTATAAAAGCACAGGTTCATGCAGGTGGACGTGGAAAAGGTGGTGGTGTAAAGCTAGCTAAAAGTCTAGAAGAAGTTGAAAGTATTGCAGAACAAATTATAGGAATGGATTTAGTAACACCTCAAACTTCTGCCGAAGGGAAGCGTGTTCACCAGGTTTTAGTTGCTGAAGATGTATATTACCCTGGCGCTTCTGAGCCTACTGAATTTTACATGTCGGTTTTATTAAATCGTGGTACAGGACGTAATATGATTATGTATTCTACTGAAGGTGGTATGGATATTGAAACCGTAGCCGAAGAAACTCCTCACTTAATTTTTACTGAAGAAATAGATCCTGCGACGGGTATTTTGCCTTTTCAGGCGCGTCGTATTGCTTTTAATTTAGGATTATCTGGTGCTGCTTTTAAAGACATGACAAAATTTGTTACTGCTTTATATACCGCTTATGATAAGTCGGATGCCTCTTTATTTGAAATCAATCCGGTTTTAAAAACCAGTGATGATAAAATAATGGCAGTAGATGCAAAAGTAACACTAGATGATAATGCCTTATACAGACATAAAGACTTAGCCGAATTACGTGATTTACGTGAAGAAAGCCCAATAGAAGTTGAAGCTGGAGAGTTAGGCCTAAACTATGTAGACCTTGATGGAAACGTTGGTTGTATGGTTAACGGTGCTGGTTTAGCGATGGCTACGATGGATTTAATAAAGCAGGCAGGTGGAGAACCAGCAAACTTTTTAGATGTTGGTGGTACTGCAGATGCTAAACGTGTTGAAGCTGCTTTTAGAATTATTCTAAAAGACAAAGGCGTTAAAGCAATCTTAATTAATATTTTTGGTGGTATTGTACGTTGCGACCGTGTAGCACAAGGGGTTGTAGACGCCTATAAAAACATGGGAGACGCTATTAACGTTCCAATTATTGTTCGTCTGCAAGGTACTAACGCAGACATCGCTAAAGAACTCATTGATAACTCTGGATTAGATGTTATGAGTGCCACTGAATTTCAAGAAGCAGCAGATAAGGTACAAGCCGTATTAGCTTAAACAATGAACATATCATTCTGAGCCAAAGCGAAGAATCTAAATAAACTAAAAAGAGCAACTAATCGTTGCTCTTTTTTTTGCTTTTAGGTCTATTAAAACTCTTCTTATCATCAAACTTCTTAGGCTTTACTTTTTCAGGAATTTGCTTTTCTGGTGTTTCTCCTTTCTTTGGCATTGGACCTCGAAGATGA
It contains:
- the lysA gene encoding diaminopimelate decarboxylase, producing MQHNQLLKIAKDFGSPIYIYDSEVISGQYKRLMSAFSNVKQVKINYAVKALSNISILKLMRTLGAGLDTVSIQEVKLGLTAGFPAEKIIFTPNGVSLEEIETVAKLGCQINIDNLSILEQFGTKHPEIPVCIRINPHVMAGGNTNISVGHIDSKFGISIHQIPHILRIVENTRMHINGIHMHTGSDILDIDVFLYASEILFETAKNFKTLDFIDFGSGFKVPYKAGDIETNIEEFGEKLTKRFNEFCEEYGKDLTIAFEPGKFLVSAAGQFLAKVNVVKQTTSTVFAQVDSGFNHFIRPMLYGSQHEIENLSNPSGRERFYSVVGYICETDTFANNRRIAEINEGDILAFKNAGAYSFTMASNYNSRYRPAEVLWHNGEAHLIRKRETFDDILRNQIEIDLKPKKKSVKA
- a CDS encoding AI-2E family transporter — translated: MEKISSILIRQIFIIALILLVGSLIFKEMLPYLGGILGAVTLYVLLHKWMLKMVENRKYNTSLSAILLLLFSFVVIIIPVLGILLMLGNKISGFVDNSEKVIRAIKSQLEKVEQFVGYDLSSQINTSNITGWLSKNLESLAGGTFNLFISVGVMSFILYYMLTNSKVMKESLLKYVPLAADNMSEIGSEIKSLVRANALGIPLVALAQGVISLIGFFIFGIKDPFFWFVIVTIGSMVPFIGTLLGILPVFVLTLSSGDDFQAYGILLYGLVIVGSTDNIIRLYVLQKLDKVHPLITLIGVIIGVPLFGFIGLIFGPLLVSLFIILVKIYRKEYGTHSRKTDKKIL
- the sucC gene encoding ADP-forming succinate--CoA ligase subunit beta encodes the protein MNLHEYQGKELLSTFGVRIQRGIVAKNAAEAVTAAKRLTAETGTGWHVIKAQVHAGGRGKGGGVKLAKSLEEVESIAEQIIGMDLVTPQTSAEGKRVHQVLVAEDVYYPGASEPTEFYMSVLLNRGTGRNMIMYSTEGGMDIETVAEETPHLIFTEEIDPATGILPFQARRIAFNLGLSGAAFKDMTKFVTALYTAYDKSDASLFEINPVLKTSDDKIMAVDAKVTLDDNALYRHKDLAELRDLREESPIEVEAGELGLNYVDLDGNVGCMVNGAGLAMATMDLIKQAGGEPANFLDVGGTADAKRVEAAFRIILKDKGVKAILINIFGGIVRCDRVAQGVVDAYKNMGDAINVPIIVRLQGTNADIAKELIDNSGLDVMSATEFQEAADKVQAVLA